A portion of the Bactrocera neohumeralis isolate Rockhampton chromosome 2, APGP_CSIRO_Bneo_wtdbg2-racon-allhic-juicebox.fasta_v2, whole genome shotgun sequence genome contains these proteins:
- the LOC126751085 gene encoding probable enoyl-CoA hydratase, which produces MILLRRISQRINKKSITTKCATDFENIGSRSICITNRLQKAEKDVPVEKNIIVDKDKNVTLIGINRPQVRNAINVATATQLCEAFNAFEADDSSPVAVLYGIGGSFCAGYDILELGKDGGEQVSIDILMAHEGSVGPTRRHIQKPVVCGISGYCIANGLELALMCDLRVMEETAVLGFFNRRFGVPVIDGGTARLPALIGFSRALDLILTGRQVCAEEALSMGVVNRVVPPGQSLIKSVELAQTLAKFPQRALNHDRNSLYSAVYDAANFNQAVQNEVMYTSKEIIEEMQQGIKWFIQTFKSDTTHSWLKREKSMADWDDKDVAAAAEQKELEKQTAEAARLEAEKKAKESKQTEGRKK; this is translated from the exons ATGATTTTGCTTCGACGAATTTCTCAgcgtataaacaaaaaaagtatcaCCACCAAGTGTGCAACGGACTTTGAAAATATAGGTTCTAGAAGTATATGTATTACGAACCGCCTGCAAAAAGCTGAAAAAG ATGTTCCAGTTGAGAAGAATATAATAGTAGACAAAGATAAAAATGTCACATTAATAGGCATAAATAGACCACAGGTGAGAAATGCCATTAATGTAGCCACTGCCACACAACTCTGCGAAGCATTCAATGCATTTGAGGCAGATGATTCATCTCCTGTTGCAGTTTTATATGGTATTGGGGGATCATTTTGTGCCGGTTATGATATTCTAGAACTTGGAAAAGATGGTGGAGAACAGGTTAGTATTGACATACTTATGGCGCATGAAGGATCAGTGGGACCAACTCGGCGACATATACAAAAGCCGGTTGTATGTGGTATTAGCGGTTATTGTATTGCTAATGGTTTGGAACTTGCATTAATGTGTGATCTCCGAGTAATGGAGGAAACAGCTGTGTTGGGTTTCTTCAATCGGCGTTTTGGGGTTCCCGTTATCGATGGTGGTACAGCACGATTACCGGCATTGATCGGGTTTTCGAGAGCATTGGATTTAATATTGACTGGAAGACAAGTCTGTGCTGAAGAAGCGCTTTCTATGGGCGTTGTTAATCGTGTCGTACCCCCTGGCCAATCATTAATTAAATCTGTGGAATTGGCGCAAACACTTGCGAAATTCCCACAGAGAGCACTTAATCACGATAGAAACTCATTATATTCAGCCGTTTATGATGCAGCAAACTTTAACCAGGCCGTTCAAAACGAAGTCATGTATACatcaaaagaaataattgaagaaATGCAGCAAGGCATCAAATGGTTTATACAAA cgtTCAAATCCGATACAACACATTCGTGGTTAAAACGAGAGAAGTCAATGGCCGATTGGGATGATAAAGACGTTGCTGCTGCAGCTGAACAAAAAGAGCTTGAAAAACAAACAGCTGAAGCAGCACGTTTGGAAGCAGAGAAAAAGGCGAAAGAATCTAAGCAGACAGAAGGGCGAAAAAAATAG
- the LOC126751086 gene encoding putative enoyl-CoA hydratase/isomerase YngF isoform X1, with protein MANLLNRYSLTGFHRLIIERCLQGRQNVSTKPIGTEMFTESPVFVDKDDHITLIGLNRPAHRNSINVETAQKLSEALADFERDKTSPVAVLYGIGGSFCAGQDLTTLESNNKENFSALSTSKTIHRHSQKPIVCGINGYCVGDGLDLAMFCDLRVMEDTAVLGFFGRYTGYNVSCGGIARLPATIGYSRTLDLLLTGRRVCGREALQMGLINRLVATGTALGQAVNLAFSIAKFPLEALQKDRQALYKNCYERRNGLSAAIAEETKSLNNKILLEIKEGINRFKDAKSRGQKTDSWQVKPKVIPAWEQEEILHEQTFASNVNITNKTC; from the exons ATGGCAAACTTATTGAATCGATACAGCCTCACCGGCTTCCACAGGTTAATAATT GAGAGATGTTTACAAGGAAGACAAAACGTATCAACAAAACCAATAGGAACGGAAATGTTCACGGAATCGCCAGTATTCGTTGATAAAGATGACCATATTACTTTAATTGGTTTAAATCGCCCAGCACATCGCAACTCAATAAATGTTGAGACCGCACAGAAGTTAAGTGAGGCATTGGCTGATTTCGAAAGAGATAAAACTTCACCCGTAGCTGTACTTTATGGTATAGGTGGCTCATTTTGTGCTGGACAGGATCTGACAACATTGGAAagcaataataaagaaaattttagcgCACTTTCAACTTCTAAGACAATACATAGACATTCTCAAAAACCTATTGTTTGTGGCATCAATGGTTATTGTGTTGGAGATGGTTTAGATTTGGCGATGTTTTGTGATCTTCGTGTTATGGAAGACACCGCAGTTCTAGGATTTTTTGGACGGTACACTGGATATAACGTAAGTTGCGGAGGGATAGCAAGGTTACCAGCAACGATTGGGTACTCGCGTACATTAGATTTATTACTAACAGGCAGACGTGTTTGTGGACGAGAAGCACTACAAATGGGTTTAATAAATCGCTTGGTAGCAACAGGTACAGCTCTTGGACAGGCGGTTAATTTGGCCTTCTCCATTGCGAAGTTTCCTTTAGAAGCATTACAAAAAGACCGCCAAGCTTTGTACAAAAACTGTTATGAACGCAGAAATGGACTGAGTGCGGCAATAGCGGAAGAAACTAAATcgcttaataataaaattttgcttgaaataAAAGAGGGAATAAACAGATTTAAAGATG CAAAGAGTAGAGGGCAAAAAACAGATTCCTGGCAAGTAAAACCGAAAGTTATACCAGCATGGGAACAAGAAGAAATCCTCCACGAACAAACATTTGCTTCCAACgtgaatattacaaataaaacatGCTAA
- the LOC126751086 gene encoding putative enoyl-CoA hydratase/isomerase YngF isoform X2, whose product MFTESPVFVDKDDHITLIGLNRPAHRNSINVETAQKLSEALADFERDKTSPVAVLYGIGGSFCAGQDLTTLESNNKENFSALSTSKTIHRHSQKPIVCGINGYCVGDGLDLAMFCDLRVMEDTAVLGFFGRYTGYNVSCGGIARLPATIGYSRTLDLLLTGRRVCGREALQMGLINRLVATGTALGQAVNLAFSIAKFPLEALQKDRQALYKNCYERRNGLSAAIAEETKSLNNKILLEIKEGINRFKDAKSRGQKTDSWQVKPKVIPAWEQEEILHEQTFASNVNITNKTC is encoded by the exons ATGTTCACGGAATCGCCAGTATTCGTTGATAAAGATGACCATATTACTTTAATTGGTTTAAATCGCCCAGCACATCGCAACTCAATAAATGTTGAGACCGCACAGAAGTTAAGTGAGGCATTGGCTGATTTCGAAAGAGATAAAACTTCACCCGTAGCTGTACTTTATGGTATAGGTGGCTCATTTTGTGCTGGACAGGATCTGACAACATTGGAAagcaataataaagaaaattttagcgCACTTTCAACTTCTAAGACAATACATAGACATTCTCAAAAACCTATTGTTTGTGGCATCAATGGTTATTGTGTTGGAGATGGTTTAGATTTGGCGATGTTTTGTGATCTTCGTGTTATGGAAGACACCGCAGTTCTAGGATTTTTTGGACGGTACACTGGATATAACGTAAGTTGCGGAGGGATAGCAAGGTTACCAGCAACGATTGGGTACTCGCGTACATTAGATTTATTACTAACAGGCAGACGTGTTTGTGGACGAGAAGCACTACAAATGGGTTTAATAAATCGCTTGGTAGCAACAGGTACAGCTCTTGGACAGGCGGTTAATTTGGCCTTCTCCATTGCGAAGTTTCCTTTAGAAGCATTACAAAAAGACCGCCAAGCTTTGTACAAAAACTGTTATGAACGCAGAAATGGACTGAGTGCGGCAATAGCGGAAGAAACTAAATcgcttaataataaaattttgcttgaaataAAAGAGGGAATAAACAGATTTAAAGATG CAAAGAGTAGAGGGCAAAAAACAGATTCCTGGCAAGTAAAACCGAAAGTTATACCAGCATGGGAACAAGAAGAAATCCTCCACGAACAAACATTTGCTTCCAACgtgaatattacaaataaaacatGCTAA